The DNA region CCCAAAGCCACCCATCTGCAACCTCTGCTGCAACACCATCCCCTGCTCTCTCGCCCCCTcaaatccctctccccccattGCAGACGGCGCTCGTGACTGCTGTTGAGATCTTGGTGACACCCCCTGCACACTAGGCAACCTCTCCCTTGTCCCTCCAgtccccacccccctcaaccttcCTCTCAAGCCCCCCTTCCTAATCATGCTCTCCAAGAAAAACGGACTACTATTCCCATTCCCTCCATCCGTAGTTGGGCgttcatcatccccatcagaAAAGACATCCTCCACAAAATCCTGCTGCTGGGGTGTATCATGCTCGTCATCCGAGGCAAAATCCAGCTGATGGTGATACGGTGCCGAAGGGGAAGTTACCGAACGAGCGTGAAGACCAGGACGGAGGATAGCGCTTGGCGGAGTGATGTTTGCGGGACCTGGGCCGCCTCCAGTGCCGGTCATAGTTACCGAGAACGCCCCCGGCGTCATCGTGTTGGCTGCTACTAGACCGTTTGTTGGCAAGACAAAAGAGGGGCGATCGGCAAAGCCATTTTGGAAGGACATGCTACTTGTGTTTGAGGAAGCCTGGTGCAGAATAGGGAGGATTTGCTCGTCGTAGAGTTGAGCGTCGGATTCGAAGGCGTCAGGGGAGAATTCTGTCACTGTCCTGGAGGAACGGCCATCGGACGGTGGACTGGTGGAGAGGTCGTCGAAGAAGTCGTCTAGGCTGTCAAGTTTGGAGACGAGGTCGCCCATGGGGGGGTTATCCCTTATGTCGTCTGACATCATGGTGTCCGCCCTGTCCGAGGTGGGGAAATAGCCATAGGGGAATTCATCGTTGTGGAATTCAACCTCgggcgttggggttggctCGGCGGCTATGCCTTCGATCGACTGGCACATGTAGAATGCGGCGTGGATGTTGGCGCGGGTAGAGTCAGTCTTTTTGGCTGGCATGGGAATCGCCCAACCGGAAGTTTCTGGGATGCCAAAGAGACTTTGAGTGCGCTCGTATTCTTTTCGGACGGCCTTGGAGGTGGGTCGGGTCATGCTCATGCGGAGGTGCTGCTTGTCCATGGTGGAACCGGACATGGTCATGATGTTATCAAGAACCTCGAGGGCTTCCATGCAGTACTCTGTTTGCAACAGTCGTAGCAAGGGTGAAATCATATCTGAGCCATGGCTCGCGATTTCCGGCTTCCTCATGTCGACTTCGGGGATGATTACCCTGAGAATCCTCATCGTCTTGATCTTGACCCAGGCAGTCGCGTTGGTCAGGAAGCCCATCAGCATGGCAATCATATGAAAGTCAAGTGCTGGCAGAAAGTAGTCTTGAAGAGCTGCCAGCATCTGCGAGACAAAGTCTTCCCCAGATGAGTACATGTTCGCCAGGTACTTGTCAAGAACCAGCGCAATACTCCTCAACTCTCGCTCGTACGCAACACTCATCAGCGAGTTCGCCGTCTGaaccacctcttcctccaatATCTTCTGATCAATAACATTCAGAAGCCTTGGCAAGTTGGCAATGATGGTAAAGAACAGACGAGTATCGTCTCCAATCAGGGCATCGCTCGGCAACTGCACAAGTCTTTCCAGCGTCCGCAATGTCGAGTCCAGACACGTCGACGACCGCAATCCCTTGTAAAGAAGTGGCTGCAAACCCTCAAACGGCCCATCCCACTTGGAAGGCTGTCCATCATAGAGAAGCCTTCGCACATTGGCAGACCCAAAGTCCAGTTTGTCCAAGAACTCATTCAGTATCTCCACTGCTTCCAGAAACTCGCACTCATTGATTGACTCTAGACAGGCACATGTCGTCCAGAAGAGTTGTGGAAGAGCCAACAGCTTCTCTGCATCAAGCTTGACGATCAGGGTCTTAAAGGTAGTGAGTATCTCCATCGAAAACGACTGAATCTCCATATCCTCGTCCGCAATAGTGTTCGACAAGCGAGCGAGCATGTCCCCAAGCATATGCTGATCCAACGAAGTGAGAATACACCTGAAAATCTGAAAAGACCGACAGGCAAGATGTCTGACAGGACACGAGGTTGCCCACGTGAGTGATAGCCGGCCCCATTGGTCTTTGATGCCAGGGAAGGTAAGCTCAAAAGTCTTGACAACCTCGGTGGTCAAATACTCCATACTCGGAGGGACTTTATTGTCATGCTCGTTGACCTTGCCATTGCTGTCCTCGTACCCCCACACCACAGACCGGTCATGGCGTCGAATAGCATCAATGAGATCCTCAATCGACTTCCTTTTCTCCACCggggcatcatcatcaagctgAGAGATGACAAGCTCATGAATCAAATGCACCAGCATCTCCCGAGCCTGCTCCTGCACCAATGGCGTGTAGTGATCCCAGAGCACCGTCACCACCTGCAAAAGATTAGGGACATTCTCCGCGGTAAGGCTCACAGGCGCAACCATGAGATCCACCAACAAGATCAAAGACAGTTGTCCAAGCGAAAAGCCAGCCTGTTTCGTACCAACAGGAAGGACTACGGCCAAATCCGCATAGTAAGGCAGCTTCTCAATATTAtccggcggcggaggagaagcttcCCGCTTCTCATTCGGAACCATCGTCTTAGGCGTGATCTGCGACAACAAGAATTCCACCACCTTGTTGCCCGGGGTGATACTGGTACTCGCCAAAAAGACCACAATCTGCTTGGCATATTCGACAAAGTTCTGCTCCCTCCGCTCAAGACAAAGCGACATGATAAAATCGAGGATGAGTCTCACATTCCCAGGATGGGGTCCCGTAGCCAACGCCTGCCAGAGTGCCTGCACTTCATTGTGCAAAGCCGCACTAGACTTGATGGTGAGTTCGAGCAGGTTGGCCAGCAGTACATATGATTGGGCAATCGGACCGCCATTCGGGTCGACTTTGAGTTCGACTGATTGTACCCAAGGAAGGATGACAGCCACGATGTTCCTTTGGGCTGATCCTTGTTGTTCCTTAAAGTAGAACGTAAACTCGGAGAAGATGTGAAACGCCAGTTCGGTGTGTCGTTTGGCCAGCCTCTTGGATATCTCGAACTGAGCGAGCTTGTAGACAGCCTTTGTCTTATCCGATATACTAATGTCGAAGTCTTGGAGTTTGGAGCTcttgggttgtggttggcGCTCTTCAAGTGCTCGAAGGAGGTGTGCCGCCTTAGATCTGATTTTGCTTTGGTCGTTACCCAGCATAAACAGACAAAGACCCAGAAGCTTCCAAAAGGGGCAGGGGTTCTTGGGGTGTTCCAGAATGACCTCAGTCACGACAGTAAAGTAACTCTCCAGCACCTTGGGCACTTCAGCAAGGTAGCATCGCGAGATGCAGTGTTCGAGGAGATATACAAACTCCTGGTTGTGGACAATCAGGTTCTTGAGAGCTCTCCTGCCGATGACATTCATACGATCGCTGCCAGAATTGAAGATGGCCTCAATCCAAGCCAGCATCCGCCTCACATCGAACTGCCGAGAAGAGCTACCGTCGGTGGTAAGGCTGATGGGTCCGCCGCATAGGGACGCCATGGCACTGAGTGCCGCCGTTCTAAGGTTCCTCTTTTCAATCTCCATAGCTGCTGTGACAGTGCCACGTTCACCCACAGCCTTTTGATCAATCACTGACTTCCTCATGTTGTCTTCTCTTTGTCGGATTTGTGGCTGGTTCGGCGAGAAACCGCACCAATCCTCCATCAGAGCAAATGCCGACTTTCGAGCTTCAAATGTCATCCATCTAGATGGATCATTGGTTCGGTTGATACCCTCAAAAAGCTCCTCCATAAGCCCGCAATAATGACGCCTGAGTTTCTGGAACTCCCAGTCCATTTGAACTTCGCCATCCATCAAAAAGATCTTGAGGTCCTTGGCATATCCGACCAGATTATTGAGAATCCACTCATCCTGGTACACTTCCTGTTGCTTCAAGAAGTGTGATGTCAACTTGTAGACATGAGTGATTTCAGTCCGTAATATATCCATCTTTCGGTTCCGTCGCGGACTGCTGTTGGTACGCTGATGAATCCGCTGCCTAGCGTCATCATTGCAGCGCCCGACATGGCCTTGAAGTTCCTCGAGAAGAGTGCGATAGATGTGGACGTTGATAGAGCCCATCGCTATTACTACTGCTTCCCGTATCGAGGCGGACGAGACGGAGAGCAAGGGATTTAGGTATTTGAAGAGAGTGCGGGCTGAACCAATCTTTTCGGCAGCCGTAGACCCCTTCCGACCATGTTGCCCATTGCTCGCTCCATTGGGACCACTGCCCGGATCTGCCAACGTTGTGCACGCAAATACAAGGTACAGCTTCCACtgctcaacaacaccctcttGCTGGCTTGTTGGCGTCTTGGCTGTGAGGCGGGCACTATTGATGTCGTTGTAATATAACCCTCGTGATGGCTCCGAGAGTACTGTGATGACCTTGTAAAGCTGAAGAATCCGCTCGCAGACCAGATCTCGTGTTAATGTGATAGTGAAGGGGCATTTGTCAAAGGCGATTCGGATAAAG from Podospora pseudopauciseta strain CBS 411.78 chromosome 6, whole genome shotgun sequence includes:
- the TAO3 gene encoding Cell morphogenesis protein PAG1 (BUSCO:EOG092601YK; COG:S; EggNog:ENOG503NYAG) yields the protein MQEVTSEKWAPSQTTLPDHEPLKFSPRAVTRLDEEDEDWQRTLRPAVLEPRSVAHSRESSLDKFQRTHPHVPPPRGALGGVIERVVDPRAASYGHHRQTSIVHGIGIHHSRNGSLASSSSSPLSPQMIAAAGAGLTPDRTDMHIQAFSRTEGDTGPGSRPVTALSNATTAVLNPGPGYPERTSSATDMSGAPAQTRGTLERMHSGSGRSRRDHSHHHSHSSRVSKDEQKTVGEYALHVLFTSFIAQAEEKLNECITAPFEPEPNVEHICGPGADPAFDQLIVALGHISKQKPKPLIDSMMLWRKSKSEAAGEARGQLHQHARINPAPHPGLLQRRNTEPVQPMSAQGGPEAGGQMGLAARQDFVAQAERRSTVSIYVLCRVLLEVMSQSTLASITPEMEEKLESIIFGQLKMSETEQLMLSPLKLANWNLFAQLLGVMSDIDFNSVTARFVTDLDRSLQELAARSPHVESRLELVLGGMKHLRIKTSPAAAWDQSCDFMASLGKLFGRSKGGRVKSAFCQVLEMLMLPIAAEANNSDIAHPKWAEVLSTICPRLAEIMAKPRHWIYAFPLTATMLCVSPPETFVSQWNQLIYPLPPKLKDRETRPICMQVVSRLVWTYLYRTTESNNGPTKRLDDVMRTVLPNPKKPYSAIDTAVVEPLIQIIRFVGYKHPEHCFKTIIFPLISADLFEKKDRELRIEQLDPDRMVVGIRAFLTVMADLEKGDKGKPPFPQVYAHTHAHEVMTPTSPVLQSPVGAPTVPPAALSAGEKLSKPVMISSLTREVRANYNKFCEILNKITIICDNTFGGQAALDEKFERFNSPGPKTPITETFNFSRRDDHSNPQDQKQAFYELLHVAVQAIPRCLSPDIPIPFNTLINLLCTGTAHVQSNIAESSAQSLKAIARQSHAHQVTMGFARFIFNFDDRYSTMSDGGMLGPGHIEKTLMLYIELLHIWIEEIKQKTREATTENGEPTGDKRGIKLDLSSVWAEVDQVEAHGLFFLCSQSRRVRYHAVNVLRLIREFDGVLRKPGGGGQETQRLIDILENDSMQVMNFNDEQLSVAERSRQQRGMQTNSQGALIELCTSDMSYDTTLWFKIFPNFIRIAFDKCPFTITLTRDLVCERILQLYKVITVLSEPSRGLYYNDINSARLTAKTPTSQQEGVVEQWKLYLVFACTTLADPGSGPNGASNGQHGRKGSTAAEKIGSARTLFKYLNPLLSVSSASIREAVVIAMGSINVHIYRTLLEELQGHVGRCNDDARQRIHQRTNSSPRRNRKMDILRTEITHVYKLTSHFLKQQEVYQDEWILNNLVGYAKDLKIFLMDGEVQMDWEFQKLRRHYCGLMEELFEGINRTNDPSRWMTFEARKSAFALMEDWCGFSPNQPQIRQREDNMRKSVIDQKAVGERGTVTAAMEIEKRNLRTAALSAMASLCGGPISLTTDGSSSRQFDVRRMLAWIEAIFNSGSDRMNVIGRRALKNLIVHNQEFVYLLEHCISRCYLAEVPKVLESYFTVVTEVILEHPKNPCPFWKLLGLCLFMLGNDQSKIRSKAAHLLRALEERQPQPKSSKLQDFDISISDKTKAVYKLAQFEISKRLAKRHTELAFHIFSEFTFYFKEQQGSAQRNIVAVILPWVQSVELKVDPNGGPIAQSYVLLANLLELTIKSSAALHNEVQALWQALATGPHPGNVRLILDFIMSLCLERREQNFVEYAKQIVVFLASTSITPGNKVVEFLLSQITPKTMVPNEKREASPPPPDNIEKLPYYADLAVVLPVGTKQAGFSLGQLSLILLVDLMVAPVSLTAENVPNLLQVVTVLWDHYTPLVQEQAREMLVHLIHELVISQLDDDAPVEKRKSIEDLIDAIRRHDRSVVWGYEDSNGKVNEHDNKVPPSMEYLTTEVVKTFELTFPGIKDQWGRLSLTWATSCPVRHLACRSFQIFRCILTSLDQHMLGDMLARLSNTIADEDMEIQSFSMEILTTFKTLIVKLDAEKLLALPQLFWTTCACLESINECEFLEAVEILNEFLDKLDFGSANVRRLLYDGQPSKWDGPFEGLQPLLYKGLRSSTCLDSTLRTLERLVQLPSDALIGDDTRLFFTIIANLPRLLNVIDQKILEEEVVQTANSLMSVAYERELRSIALVLDKYLANMYSSGEDFVSQMLAALQDYFLPALDFHMIAMLMGFLTNATAWVKIKTMRILRVIIPEVDMRKPEIASHGSDMISPLLRLLQTEYCMEALEVLDNIMTMSGSTMDKQHLRMSMTRPTSKAVRKEYERTQSLFGIPETSGWAIPMPAKKTDSTRANIHAAFYMCQSIEGIAAEPTPTPEVEFHNDEFPYGYFPTSDRADTMMSDDIRDNPPMGDLVSKLDSLDDFFDDLSTSPPSDGRSSRTVTEFSPDAFESDAQLYDEQILPILHQASSNTSSMSFQNGFADRPSFVLPTNGLVAANTMTPGAFSVTMTGTGGGPGPANITPPSAILRPGLHARSVTSPSAPYHHQLDFASDDEHDTPQQQDFVEDVFSDGDDERPTTDGGNGNSSPFFLESMIRKGGLRGRLRGVGTGGTRERLPSVQGVSPRSQQQSRAPSAMGGEGFEGAREQGMVLQQRLQMGGFGGQGFGNRELL